A segment of the Chryseobacterium scophthalmum genome:
AATATCCGAAAAAATATATAATATTTTAAGCGGCATCTTAGAAATCAGGAAAAGTATTTTTATCAGAAGATTCATAAAGTATGCAAATTTAGTGATAAAAAAAATATGGTTTCATTTTTGCTGGTAATAACTATTATTTTTATTTTTAAAGTATGAAAAAAATGTCGTTAGTAGCTCTTCTTGCCTTAAGCACATTAGCTTTTGCACAGAAGATAGATCAACCAACAAAAGTTAAAAATTCAAACGATAAAGCTTTGTTGGTGAAAAGTGATGCAGCAGAACTGGAAGCAAAGAAAAAAGCTGCGGCAGAAGAAAAAGCAAAACTGCCCAAACCTTATGATTCTAAAGCAGATGCGCAGGCTGATATCAATAAACTTGTAGCTCAGGCTAAGAAAGAAGGAAAAAATATTATGATTCAGGCGGGAGGAAACTGGTGTATCTGGTGTTTGAGATTCAACCAATATGTACAGACAACTCCGGAATTGAAGAAAATTGTAGATAAAAATTATCTTTATTATCATTTAAATTATTCTCCGGATAATAAAAATGAAAAAGTTTTTAGTCAATACGGAAATCCGGGAGAGAAATTCGGATATCCTGTATTTATTGTTTTAGATAAAAATGGAAAGATGATCCACGTACAGCAAAGTGACGTTTTGGAAGAAGGAAAAGGCTACAGTTTGGAAAAAACGAAAACATTTTTTAACCAATGGGCTCCGAAATCATAAAAAAGTAAAACCGAGAAATTCTCTCGGTTTTTTTATTTACATCAATCTTTTGATCCAGCTTAGCTTTTTCTCAGAATAAGGCGGATATTTGATGTTGGGTTCGCCCCAGGTTGATCTTTCTAAAACAGCTTTTTGATGTGAAAAGGTTTCAAAACCAAATTTTCCATGGTAATTTCCTATTCCGGAATTTCCAACGCCTCCAAACGGAAGGTTTTCATTTCCTAAATGCATGATGACGTCGTTAAGACAACCTCCTCCAAAAGAAAGTTTATTCTTAAAATTTTCTTTTTCTTCAGAATTATTGGTGAATAAATACGCGGCTAAAGGTTTTTCGAGTTCTATAATTTCATTTAAAATCAAATTAAAATTGGTAAAAGAAATGACGGGTAAAATAGGGCCGAAAATTTCCTCCTGCATCACTTCATCTTTCCAATTAATATTTGTTAAGATTGTGGGTTCTATATATCGATTTTCTTCATCAGAATTTCCGCCAAAATAAATTTTATCCTGATCAATGAGCTTTATTAATCGTTGAAAATTCTTTTGATTAATGATTTTTGTATAATGTTCGGATTGAGGTTCATATTTAAATTGCTGAATGTTTTTTCTCAGCATTTCTAAAAACTGTTCCTGTACAGATTCTTCGACCAATAAATAATCCGGAGCAACACAGGTTTGTCCGGCATTTAAAAATTTTCCCCAAACAATTCTTTTAGCAGCGACTTCAAGATTAGCGTCTTTAGTAATGATTGCAGGTGATTTTCCTCCCAATTCCAAAACAACCGGAGTTAAATTTTCTGCTGCAGCTTTGTAAACAATATTCCCGATTTTTGTACTTCCAGTAAAGAATATTTTATCGAATTTGAGCTTTAAAAGTTCTGTGGTTTCATCAATTCCGCCTTCATAAACATATAAATATTCTGGTGGAAAGTTTTCATTGATGATTTTCGCCATCATTTTCATCGTATTTTCGGCAATTTCGCTGGGTTTTAAAATACAGCAGTTTCCGGCTGCTAAAGCTGCAACAA
Coding sequences within it:
- a CDS encoding thioredoxin family protein — protein: MKKMSLVALLALSTLAFAQKIDQPTKVKNSNDKALLVKSDAAELEAKKKAAAEEKAKLPKPYDSKADAQADINKLVAQAKKEGKNIMIQAGGNWCIWCLRFNQYVQTTPELKKIVDKNYLYYHLNYSPDNKNEKVFSQYGNPGEKFGYPVFIVLDKNGKMIHVQQSDVLEEGKGYSLEKTKTFFNQWAPKS
- a CDS encoding aldehyde dehydrogenase — its product is MEIQEIVSQQKAFFKTQQTKNLRFRKMYLEKLRDLILENENLLYEAIYKDFGKSKFDTFTTEISFVLNDIKYYLKNLKSLSKPKKVRTNLANQFGKSRIHNEPLGNILVIGAWNYPYQLSLSPIVAALAAGNCCILKPSEIAENTMKMMAKIINENFPPEYLYVYEGGIDETTELLKLKFDKIFFTGSTKIGNIVYKAAAENLTPVVLELGGKSPAIITKDANLEVAAKRIVWGKFLNAGQTCVAPDYLLVEESVQEQFLEMLRKNIQQFKYEPQSEHYTKIINQKNFQRLIKLIDQDKIYFGGNSDEENRYIEPTILTNINWKDEVMQEEIFGPILPVISFTNFNLILNEIIELEKPLAAYLFTNNSEEKENFKNKLSFGGGCLNDVIMHLGNENLPFGGVGNSGIGNYHGKFGFETFSHQKAVLERSTWGEPNIKYPPYSEKKLSWIKRLM